Part of the Oerskovia paurometabola genome is shown below.
CCTGGCCGTCGAGCGCGAGGTCCTCGCAGCGCTCGACCCCGCTGACCGGCTCCACCTCGCGAACCTGCTCCGCACGGTCATCGGGCAGTTCGAGGCCTGATCGCGCGACCGCACGGGCAGGGCTCGTGCGAGCCCTGCCCGTGCGGTCCGTCAGTCGAGCAGCTCGGCCGCTTCCATCCACTCGGCCTCGAGCGTGTCCTTCTCGGCAGCGAGCTCGCGGAGCTGCTTGTCGAGGTCGGTGACCGCGGCGTGGTCCGTCGCCTGGGCGGCCATCTTGTCGTGCAGGCGCGCCTCGAGCTCGGCGATCTTCGACAGGCGCCGCTCGATGCGCCCGATCTCCTTCTTCGCGGCCCGCACGTCCGCCCCGGACGGGGCCGCCTGAGCGGTCGCGTCACCCGCGGCACCGGTGCTCCCCGTGCCCGACGACGCCGCACCGGCCCCGGAGCCCGTCGCGCCGGCACGCGTCCCGGCGACGGCCGCCGCCATCGCGGCCTTGCGCAGCGCGAGGTACTCCTCGACCCCGCCCGGCAGGTCGCGGATGGTCCCGTCCCCGAGCAGCGCGACCTCTCGGTCGCAGACCCGCTCGAGCAGATAGCGGTCGTGCGAGACCACGACGAGCGTGCCGGGCCATCCGTCGAGCAGGTCCTCGATGGCCGCGAGCGTGTCGGTGTCGAGGTCGTTGGTGGGCTCGTCGAGCAGCAGCACGTTGGGCTCGCCGACCAGCAGGCGCAGGAGCTGGAGCCGGCGACGCTCGCCACCCGACAGGTCGCGGACGAGCGTCTGCGAGCGCTCGCGGGTGAACCCGAGGCGCTCGACGAGCTGGGCCGCCGTGAGCTCCTTGCCGTCGACCGCGACCGTGCGCTTCTCCTGCTCGATGACCTCCACGACGCGCAGGCCGCCGATCTGGTCGAGCTCCTCGACGTCCTGCGTCAGCTCGGCGACGTGGATCGTCTTGCCCCGCTTGACCGTGCCCTGCGTGGGGGCGAGCCGGCCGGCCAGCAGGCGCAGGAGCGTCGTCTTGCCCGCACCGTTGACCCCGACCACGCCGTAACGGTCGCCCGGACCGAGGCGCCAGGTGACGTCGTCGAACAGGACCTTTTCCGCGGAATCAGGATCCCCGTCGCGCGCCGGCATGCGCACCGTGACGCCCTCGAGGTCCAGCACGTCTTTGCCCAGACGGCGCGTGGCCATGCGCGTGAGCTCGAGCGTGTCACGGGGGTCCGGCTCGTCGGCGATGAGCGCGGCCGCGGCGTCGAGGCGGAACTTGGGCTTGGACGTCCGCGCCGGGGCTCCGCGGCGCAGCCACGCGAGCTCCTTGCGGAGCAGGTTGTTGCGCTTCTCGGCCGTGACGGCCGCGGTGCGCGCCCGCTCCGCACGGGCCAGGACGTACGCGGCGTACCCGCCCTCGTACCCCTCGACCGCGCCCGAGCCGTCGCCCGTGACCTCCCACATGCGCGTGCAGACCGCGTCGAGGAACCAGCGGTCGTGCGTCACGACGACGAGCGCCCCCCTGGCCCCCGGACGGTCGTAGCGCGCCTGGAGGTGCTCGGCGAGCCACGCGACGCCCTCGACGTCGAGGTGGTTGGTGGGCTCGTCGAGGAACAGCACGTCGTGCTCCGCGACCAGCAGGGCCGCGAGCGCCACCCGGCGGCGCTGGCCACCCGACAGGGTCGACGCCGGTGCGTCCAGGTCCAGGTCGGCGAGGAGCCCCGCGTGGACCGCACGGATGCCCGCGTCGCCGGCCCACGTGTGCTCGGCCGACTCGCCGTGGACCAGGTCGCGGATCGACGTGCCCTCGGGCGACTCGTCGCGCTGGTCGAGCATCCCGATCCGCAGCCCGCCCACCCGGGTGACGCGTCCGGCGTCGGGCGTCGCGGTCCCCGCGAGAAGGCGCAGCAGCGTGGACTTGCCCGCACCGTTGGGGCCGACGACGCCCACGCGGTCGCCGTCGTCGAGGCCCAGGCTGACGCCGTCGAGGAGGGTGCGGGTGCCGACGACGAGGCGGATGTCGTCGGCGCCGAGGAGGTGTGCCATGAAGTCCTTCGAGTTGCTCGGGGGCGTCGGCCCGCCGCGCTCACGCGGCTCCGCCGACGCACGGTGCTCCAGCGAGGATACGCGCCGGGCCGAGGTCAGCGGGCGGACGGACCGTCGTCCTCGACGGTCGCCAGGGGCTCGCGCGCCGTCTTGGCCCAGCCCGTGCGGCCCGCGACCTGACGGAACAGCGCACGCAGGACCACCGGGAACAGGATCCACGAGTACAGCACGTAGGGCACGACCGCCACGACCGCCACCAGGAGGCCGACCACGCCGTTCCCCCGCCTCGCGAGCCCGACGAACCCCGGCCCGAACGAGAGCCCGAGGAAGAACACGACGACCGGCCAGAAGAGCGAGTAGAACGGCACGTGCTCGACCCCCAGCAGGAGCAGGGACAGGAGGAGCCCGAAGCCCATCGCTGTCTGCAGGACCGGCGTCAAGAGGTAGTAGAGCTGATCCAGCCGCGCCCAGACCGACACCGGGGCGGTCAGCGCCGAACCGAGCAGGTCGAGCGCCTGCCAGCCGCCCTGTGCCCAGCGGGTCCGCTGTCGGACCAGGCGATGGAGCCCCGACACCCCCTGCTGCTCGATCTGCGTCTCGACCGTCTGCTCGCCGCGCCATCCCGCGTGGACCAGACGCACCCCCAGGTCCTGGTCCTCCGTCAGGCGGTCCCGCCACGGACCGCGCACCACACCGGGCGGCATCCCGTCGTCGGTCACGACGTC
Proteins encoded:
- a CDS encoding ABC-F family ATP-binding cassette domain-containing protein, whose product is MAHLLGADDIRLVVGTRTLLDGVSLGLDDGDRVGVVGPNGAGKSTLLRLLAGTATPDAGRVTRVGGLRIGMLDQRDESPEGTSIRDLVHGESAEHTWAGDAGIRAVHAGLLADLDLDAPASTLSGGQRRRVALAALLVAEHDVLFLDEPTNHLDVEGVAWLAEHLQARYDRPGARGALVVVTHDRWFLDAVCTRMWEVTGDGSGAVEGYEGGYAAYVLARAERARTAAVTAEKRNNLLRKELAWLRRGAPARTSKPKFRLDAAAALIADEPDPRDTLELTRMATRRLGKDVLDLEGVTVRMPARDGDPDSAEKVLFDDVTWRLGPGDRYGVVGVNGAGKTTLLRLLAGRLAPTQGTVKRGKTIHVAELTQDVEELDQIGGLRVVEVIEQEKRTVAVDGKELTAAQLVERLGFTRERSQTLVRDLSGGERRRLQLLRLLVGEPNVLLLDEPTNDLDTDTLAAIEDLLDGWPGTLVVVSHDRYLLERVCDREVALLGDGTIRDLPGGVEEYLALRKAAMAAAVAGTRAGATGSGAGAASSGTGSTGAAGDATAQAAPSGADVRAAKKEIGRIERRLSKIAELEARLHDKMAAQATDHAAVTDLDKQLRELAAEKDTLEAEWMEAAELLD